The Mytilus edulis chromosome 12, xbMytEdul2.2, whole genome shotgun sequence genome contains a region encoding:
- the LOC139497543 gene encoding uncharacterized protein, with translation MFDKSLETGKVPSDWNHANVTPAFKKGDKHHPGKPNEDHDHPDYVPSVFSFAVTNTKTVQQKKIERYENVAKRKIHFTSPDLAVKRVKFDQNLPTPESCIMYEATPCSPLRQKKENIATSPLSPMPYLNNAFMESPARGTSATHRPVTSSEREMIYSEMDNLRSERDRLIQENDKLSSQITTLRLSSSIIENNDVKSNFYTGLKWDVFLSVFTFLQTFMTRTPLASKLALRDQFFVTLVKLKLDMPFEYIADQCGIPSSTLHDMFWRWIDLMSTKLDFLIHWPDRETMKRTLPSVFKVKYPRLTCIIDCFEIFIDRPKKLNARAKCYSNYKKHSTVKVLIGCSPLGSITFLSEVWGGRVSDTEIVRSSGFISSIYHHPGDQILADRGFTLQDDFASVCSAELIIPAFTKGKSQLSAEEVETSRKISSIRIHIERVIGLMKNRYKILQGTIPINMLKSTTDEASTKKQARIDKLVRICGSLTNMGEGIVYNEESD, from the coding sequence GTAAACCAAATGAAGATCACGATCACCCTGACTATGTGCCTTCTGTGTTCTCCTTTGCTGTAACCAATACAAAGacagttcaacagaaaaaaatagagCGTTATGAAAACGTAGCTAAAAGGAAAATCCACTTCACATCACCAGATTTAGCAGTGAAAAGGGTGAAATTTGACCAAAATCTTCCAACCCCTGAATCATGTATTATGTATGAAGCAACACCATGTTCACCTTTAAGACAAAAGAAGGAAAATATAGCAACTTCACCGTTATCACCTATGCCGTATCTTAATAATGCTTTCATGGAATCACCTGCTAGGGGCACGTCTGCCACACACAGACCCGTTACCTCATCTGAACGGGAAATGATTTATAGTGAAATGGACAACTTACGATCAGAACGTGACCGTCTGATACAGGAAAATGATAAACTCTCTTCTCAGATAACAACGCTTAGACTTTCTTCCTCTATCATTGAAAACAATGACGTCAAATCCAATTTTTATACTGGTTTGAAGTGGGATGTTTTCCTGTccgtatttacatttttacaGACATTTATGACAAGAACGCCTCTAGCAAGTAAATTGGCATTGCGTGATCAATTCTTTGTGACATTAGTTAAATTAAAGTTAGATATGCCGTTTGAGTATATTGCAGACCAATGTGGAATTCCTTCTTCTACTCTTCATGACATGTTCTGGAGGTGGATTGACCTAATGAGTACAAAGCTTGACTTTCTGATACACTGGCCTGATCGTGAAACAATGAAACGTACCTTACCAAGTGTTTTCAAGGTCAAATACCCTCGACTAACATGTATAATAGactgttttgaaatatttatagatagACCAAAAAAATTAAACGCCAGAGCAAAATGCTACTCCAACTATAAAAAGCACAGTACTGTTAAAGTTTTGATTGGCTGTAGCCCTTTAGGTTCAATAACATTTTTATCTGAAGTATGGGGCGGTAGAGTGTCAGACACCGAAATTGTGAGGTCATCTGGGTTTATAAGTTCAATATATCATCACCCAGGTGATCAAATTCTTGCAGATAGAGGCTTTACTCTTCAAGACGACTTTGCCAGTGTATGCTCTGCAGAACTTATAATTCCGGCTTTTACAAAGGGAAAATCACAGTTATCTGCAGAGGAGGTTGAAACATCGCGTAAAATTAGCAGCATCAGAATTCATATTGAGAGAGTGATCGGTTTGATGAAAAACCGGTACAAAATTCTACAAGGGACTATACCAATCAATATGCTTAAATCAACCACCGATGAGGCATCCACCAAGAAGCAAGCTCGAATAGACAAACTCGTCCGCATTTGCGGATCATTAACCAACATGGGGGAAGGAATTGTCTACAATGAAGAAAGTGATTGA
- the LOC139498179 gene encoding uncharacterized protein, whose protein sequence is MAGLAESCSHIAALLFKVEAAVRLGYTTKLCTELPCKWNADFVKKVQPAPVKDIQFYKTSCINKAKKVKVRHLSSTQQEQQTLLQTLHACNSKPVVLSTFDNFSDKFHWKKTVSSDPIVPQCLRSLYKAEYADFTKIDLSRKCSEINDRYSMNKETIMYIYDVTQKQSSSLTWHEQRIGRITSSVVYSVLHTDFNNPAPSLLKTLCNPSSKSLDHVPAIHWGKENEKVALHQYSATMKTQHQHFNMSSAGFLISKETPFIGASADSVASCSCHGNRVIEVKCPFSHKESTLQEYVKDPSSCIVANGREVKTTHKYYYQIQLHMYVHDVNLCDLVIYTSKVTAIFYILRNDVFIKDMITKLKDFHIRHVMTELLTRQLENKIKQVPLRNDKLYCYCRSKDDGKENMIGCDNPQCKTQWYHLKCLKMKRIPKGQWLCKDCKNIPVSSS, encoded by the exons ATGGCAGG GCTTGCAGAATCATGTTCCCATATTGCAGCCCTTCTCTTCAAAGTAGAAGCCGCTGTGAGACTGGGATATACCACTAAACTTTGCACTGAGCTACCATGCAAGTGGAATGCTGATTTCGTTAAAAAGGTACAGCCTGCGCCCGTAAAAGACATTCAATTCTATAAAACCAGCTGTATAAACAAAGCAAAGAAGGTAAAAGTTCGACATTTGTCATCAACCCAACAAGAACAACAGACTCTTCTTCAAACTTTGCATGCTTGTAACAGCAAACCTGTGGTTCTAAGTAcatttgacaacttctctgacaAATTTCACTGGAAAAAAACTGTTTCCTCAGATCCGATTGTACCACAATGTCTTAGATCTCTGTACAAGGCAGAGTATGCAGACTTCACAAAAATAGATTTAAGCAGAAAATGCTCCGAAATTAATGATAGATACAGCATGAATAAAGAGACAATCATGTATATCTACGATGTTACTCAAAAACAGAGCTCATCTTTAACATGGCATGAACAACGCATTGGTCGAATAACATCTTCAGTAGTGTACAGTGTTTTACATACAGATTTCAACAATCCAGCGCCATCACTACTTAAAACTTTGTGTAACCCCAGTTCAAAATCACTTGATCATGTACCTGCAATTCATTGGggtaaagaaaatgaaaaagttGCGCTGCATCAGTACAGTGCAACCATGAAGACACAACATCAACATTTTAATATGAGTTCTGCAGGCTTCCTAATTTCTAAAGAAACCCCTTTTATTGGTGCTAGTGCTGACTCTGTAGCCAGCTGTTCCTGTCACGGAAATAGAGTTATAGAGGTCAAATGTCCGTTCAGTCACAAGGAATCGACATTACAGGAGTATGTAAAAGACCCTTCATCCTGCATTGTGGCTAATGGCAGAGAGGTGAAGACTACACACAAATATTACTATCAAATCCAGCTTCATATGTACGTGCATGATGTAAATTTATGTGACTTGGTAATTTATACATCAAAGGTAACAgcgatattttatattttacgcAATGACGTCTTCATTAAAGATATGATAACAAAACTGAAAGATTTTCACATTCGTCATGTGATGACAGAATTATTGACGAGACAATTGGAAAACAAGATTAAACAAGTACCTTTGAGAAATGATAAATTGTATTGCTACTGCCGATCAAAGGATGATGGAAAGGAGAATATGATTGGTTGTGACAACCCACAATGTAAAACTCAGTGGTATCatcttaaatgtttaaaaatgaaaagaatacCAAAAGGACAATGGTTATGTAAAGACTGTAAAAACATTCCCGTTTCTAGCTCTTAA